A single window of Jiangella alkaliphila DNA harbors:
- a CDS encoding S8 family serine peptidase has translation MTRRAGLAATAAVALAAGTLGTVAAGSAAPATTAAAEDGYLGTLSELAGLPEPSDELVHEPTGAWFVELTAKPVADGGTSAAARRQQDRVLAEADALGADLDVRYTYDRLWNGFSVSASETDISSLAGSADVAAVYPVVTIDAPDPATSEPAMDSALGMTGADIAQSELGFTGDGLKVGIVDSGIDIDHPDLGGGGTPGGTAFPTERVVAGYDFVGDDYNADDSSAGYQPTPHPDDNPDDCYGHGSHVAGIVGADGDSAAGGVLGVAPDVEFGAYRVFGCAGSTTSDIILAALEQAHADDMDVVNMSLGAGFVTWPEYPTATASDALVDDGVVVVASIGNNGAAGTWSAGAPGVGDKVIGVASFDNLEYDARMFTVTPDGREFGYAEATGAPSAPTSGDLPLSRTGTPDATQDACTAAGPLPDLSGTVALIERGTCPFYEKARNAQQAGASAVILYNNVPGALAPTVAPPSPADPPITIPVVALSQGDGVELNNRIAAGTTTLTWTDETTTIENTTAGLISSFSSYGMASDLSLKPDLGAPGGLIRSTYPLEDDGYAVVSGTSMSSPHVAGAVALLLQAHPSLTPAQVRDLLQNSADPADWSLIPDAGYVEPAHRQGAGMLDIDDAILASTAVTPGKLSLGESEAGPSTRTLTLTNDADAPVTYELSHTDGISTAGAPNNPQFFEGGATVAFSAPSVTVPAGGSATVDVTVTAPAEPALGQYGGWVVLTPADGQPLRVPFAGFAGDYQQLPILTPAGAGLPSLGDVTACGRYIGVNCTMGGVYDLLPEGATFSMTEGDYPVVLAHLEHAPQNVSLQLFHAKADGTAGRPYGRWNTVFSEDFVGRSSTATAFNAYTWDGTRPRGSGTDRRVPVPDGRYVLRLTATKPLGDPSNPDHVETWDSPVVVVDRN, from the coding sequence GTGACCCGGCGCGCCGGACTCGCCGCCACCGCCGCGGTCGCCCTGGCCGCCGGGACGCTCGGCACCGTCGCCGCGGGCTCCGCCGCACCCGCGACGACCGCCGCGGCGGAGGACGGCTACCTGGGCACGCTGTCGGAGCTGGCCGGGCTGCCGGAGCCGTCTGACGAGCTGGTCCACGAGCCCACCGGTGCGTGGTTCGTCGAGCTGACCGCGAAGCCGGTCGCCGACGGCGGCACCAGCGCGGCCGCCCGGCGCCAGCAGGACCGCGTGCTCGCGGAGGCAGACGCGCTCGGCGCCGACCTGGACGTCCGCTACACCTACGACCGGCTGTGGAACGGCTTCTCGGTGTCCGCGTCCGAGACCGACATCAGCAGCCTGGCCGGCTCGGCCGACGTCGCCGCGGTGTACCCCGTCGTGACCATCGACGCGCCCGACCCGGCGACGTCTGAGCCCGCGATGGACTCCGCGCTCGGCATGACCGGCGCCGACATCGCGCAGAGCGAGCTCGGCTTCACCGGCGACGGCCTCAAGGTCGGCATCGTCGACAGCGGCATCGACATCGACCACCCCGACCTCGGTGGCGGCGGCACGCCCGGCGGGACGGCGTTCCCGACCGAGCGGGTCGTGGCCGGGTACGACTTCGTCGGCGACGACTACAACGCCGACGACAGCTCGGCCGGCTACCAGCCCACGCCGCACCCCGACGACAATCCGGACGACTGCTATGGACACGGCAGTCACGTGGCCGGGATCGTCGGAGCGGACGGCGACAGCGCGGCCGGCGGCGTGCTCGGTGTGGCGCCTGACGTCGAGTTCGGCGCCTACCGCGTGTTCGGCTGCGCGGGCTCGACGACGTCGGACATCATCCTCGCCGCGCTGGAGCAGGCGCACGCCGACGACATGGACGTCGTCAACATGAGCCTCGGCGCCGGCTTCGTCACCTGGCCGGAGTACCCGACGGCCACGGCCAGCGACGCGCTCGTCGACGACGGCGTCGTCGTGGTCGCCTCGATCGGCAACAACGGCGCCGCCGGCACCTGGTCGGCCGGCGCCCCCGGCGTCGGGGACAAGGTCATCGGCGTCGCGTCGTTCGACAACCTCGAGTACGACGCGCGGATGTTCACCGTCACCCCGGACGGCCGCGAGTTCGGCTACGCCGAGGCGACCGGCGCGCCGAGCGCACCGACGTCAGGCGACCTGCCGCTGTCGCGCACCGGCACACCCGACGCGACCCAGGACGCGTGCACCGCGGCCGGGCCGCTGCCCGACCTGAGCGGCACCGTCGCGCTGATCGAGCGCGGGACCTGCCCGTTCTACGAGAAGGCCCGCAACGCGCAGCAGGCCGGCGCGTCCGCCGTCATCCTCTACAACAACGTGCCCGGCGCGCTCGCGCCGACGGTGGCCCCGCCGTCGCCGGCCGACCCGCCGATCACCATCCCCGTCGTCGCGCTCTCGCAGGGTGACGGCGTCGAGCTGAACAACCGCATCGCGGCCGGCACGACGACGCTGACCTGGACCGACGAGACGACCACCATCGAGAACACGACGGCCGGGCTGATCTCGTCGTTCAGCTCCTACGGCATGGCGTCGGACCTGTCGCTGAAGCCCGATCTCGGCGCACCGGGCGGGCTGATCCGCTCGACCTACCCGCTCGAGGACGACGGGTACGCCGTCGTCTCCGGCACCTCGATGTCGTCGCCGCACGTGGCCGGCGCGGTCGCCCTGCTGCTGCAGGCGCACCCGTCGCTCACTCCGGCGCAGGTTCGCGACCTGCTGCAGAACAGCGCCGACCCGGCCGACTGGTCGCTGATCCCCGACGCCGGGTACGTCGAGCCGGCGCACCGGCAGGGCGCGGGCATGCTCGACATCGACGACGCGATCCTGGCGTCGACGGCGGTGACGCCGGGCAAGCTGTCGCTCGGCGAGAGCGAGGCCGGCCCGTCGACCCGGACGCTGACCCTCACCAACGACGCCGACGCGCCGGTGACGTACGAGCTGTCGCACACCGACGGCATCAGCACCGCGGGCGCGCCGAACAACCCGCAGTTCTTCGAGGGCGGCGCGACGGTGGCGTTCTCGGCGCCGTCGGTGACGGTGCCCGCGGGCGGGTCGGCGACCGTCGACGTGACGGTGACCGCGCCGGCCGAGCCCGCGCTCGGGCAGTACGGCGGCTGGGTCGTCCTGACGCCCGCCGACGGTCAGCCGCTGCGGGTGCCGTTCGCCGGTTTCGCCGGCGACTACCAGCAGCTGCCGATCCTGACGCCGGCCGGGGCCGGGCTGCCGTCCCTGGGCGACGTCACGGCCTGCGGCCGCTACATCGGCGTCAACTGCACCATGGGTGGCGTGTACGATCTGCTGCCCGAGGGTGCGACGTTCTCGATGACCGAGGGCGACTACCCGGTGGTCCTCGCGCACCTGGAGCACGCGCCGCAGAACGTGTCGCTGCAGCTGTTCCACGCCAAGGCCGACGGCACGGCCGGCCGCCCGTACGGCCGGTGGAACACCGTCTTCTCCGAGGACTTCGTCGGCCGGAGCAGCACGGCGACCGCGTTCAACGCCTACACCTGGGACGGCACCCGGCCGCGCGGGTCCGGCACCGACCGCCGGGTCCCCGTGCCCGACGGCCGCTACGTCCTGCGCCTGACGGCCACCAAGCCGCTGGGCGACCCGTCCAACCCGGACCACGTCGAGACC